DNA from Equus asinus isolate D_3611 breed Donkey chromosome 17, EquAss-T2T_v2, whole genome shotgun sequence:
ATAAATAAGAacaagaaatttagaaaacagctttttgtattttaaagttgAACATAGGTATACCGTATATCCAATCAATGCCACATCTGGGGATGCACATAGACAAGGTTTTGTACCTGTGCACCAAGTGACATGTAAAGCATCATCTTTGGTCATAATAGAAGGTAACAGgcaatttaattttgatgatttaaagaaaaagaatactacGAAGTTGTGAAATTAAAGAGTGCAGGAAAATGTATGAATGTGGTAGGATGTTAGGAACATAATATTGAAGAAACACAAAAGCAATACAGAGGACAAACTATATGACATCACAtttataatattcaaaaataaaaggggagatttattaaaaatataattttaggaaTATGGATgagtttatttttagaattgaAAGCTCAGGAATAATAAAAGATATAGAAGAGTGGTTGTCACTGTCAAGGGAGCAGGGTTATGGGAGTGATCAGAGAGAACTTCCAGTTTTGGCAATACTAGAAGTTCTTTGTTTGTATTTAATATGGGCAGTGAAtttatatgtattcatttatttcttatgctaattaaaaaattattttatatttttagaatgaactaaattttcaaattttacataatataaaaataagtttgaaatcttaatataaaaaagagaaaaaaactttgaGAAAATTGTTTGAATTTAGTACTTGTGTCAGAGGTGCCAAAGACCACCACTAGGTTCAATGATTCACTAGGAGAACTCACAAAACTCAGAATAGTTTTTAGAGCTATGGCTTTTAACATATACATAGATAGATTGAAATTGGCAAAGGAAAAAGTTGAGTACGTGGTGTCCAGGAGACACCAGGTATGAGCTTCCACTTGTCCTCTTCTGGTGGAGTCACACAGACAGTACTCAATTTCCCCAGCAGTGTTGTCTAATGCCTTGTTTGAAGTACTGCCAACCAGAGAAGATTAATTAAGTCTTCGAGTCCAGGGTTTTATTGGAGGTCAGTACATAGGCATGGAGAGCACACATAATTCTCCTCAGTTTCTTAGTCTCCAAGCACCCCACGTTAGAGTTCAGTCTGATACAGCCTAGCACAAATGGTACAAAAATCCCCCAGGTATTCACCAGAAATCACACCATTAGCATAAACTGTTTGATGTGGGCTCCATGATCCAAAAatgctctccttttttttttttagaggaagattagccctgagctaactattgccagtcctcctctttttgctgaggaaggctggccctgagctaacatccatgcccatcttcctttactttatatgtgggacgcctgccacagcatgggttttgccaagcggtgccatgtctgcacccgagatctgaaccagagaaccccgggccaccaagaagcggaacatgggaacttaaccaccgggccactgggtcagcccccaaAAATGCTCTTATCAAGAAGAGTATTCCAAGGTTCAAAGGTTATCATTCAGGAGCCAGTCAAAGGCCAGCCCTTAAGATCTTTGGAATATGAAGAGTTTGACTAGCCCAGGCTGATTGAGTGAACCCATCACTGTATAGTACCAATATAAAAAACTTAGTGAAAATGATTCTTACATGATTGTAATTTGGCTGTCTAGTTTTGCAAGTacagaaaatgaatgaatctTCAAATATGAGTTAACTATTCTTTATGAAGTTTTTCAGCTGACTATCTCCATTTATAACTACTATTCCAAATACAGTCCTCTTGCAGTACAGTCCATGGTACATGGTATGCAGCTTTCAAGCTAAATAATGTTTTTTCTCCCTCCCTAcgtcacaaaagaaaaacaaatctcctgaatcattttgctttttcttggcAAAGTaaacaataattttcaaaattttgcctttaaatatgtaaatcctggttcaggaaaaataaaagttagttTACCTCTCACTATCTCAAGAAAGGATACAATTATTCACAATATTGAAGACCAGAATATTGTGTGGGCTCAGAACTGggcaccccaaaatgtgtctctttggcattaggattattttgggctgattacttttaaaaactacagacAGGGGAagagctctgaaaaccaagtagaagttaccctttgtaagagacatttacatatgtaagggaaatctccatttgtaaatatatttccctctctgtaccaggaaaagGGAGGATGAACTtgcctctagaaactcttatcaatgaggaagacaagaaaaatctgcataataaccttactcttgtttactgtgcttttctggtaatctcccataactgactctccccacccccaacatcctcctttgtccttagctgaagtTGATAGTGAAGGTAACAGCTCCTCCATCTGACtgagttacccagttttcctgtgtttctccaatgtatacatgttattaaacttatttgatttttcttctgttactgtgtcttatgtcaatttaatttgtatcCCAGCCAATAGGACCTAGAGATTAGAggatttctcttcctcccctacaatataaTATGCACGACTGGAAATATCAGAAATCTAGAAGCATTGTTTCTCTGGGGCCAGTTATTTGGGGCATGTTAGGATGTCCTCTATTCAGAGTTCTGCACACAATTTCCAATATGTGGAGGGAGGGTTCCCCTCATTACCAGCATGCAAGAAATGTTCTGGACACCAGCTGGGTTTCCTACACTTAAGATCAATTCTAACACTATCTGCCCAGAGATAGCACTACATTCGAAAGGTTAAGAGCTCAGTGCCAAAAGACTCCCTCCCCCTTCAGATGCCAGtctcaagtccaggttgtcactttGCTTCTGAGCAAACGGCTATAAAACAGAGGTTCCCATGATTctttccttgggtttgattaatttgctagagtggctcacagaactcagggaaacatttactTAATAGATCACTGCTTTATCATAAAGGATATAATTGAGGAACAGCTGTATGGAAGAGAAGCATAGAGCAAGGTATGGTGAAAGAGCATGGAGTttccctgccctctctgagcaTCCCACTCTCCCATCACTTCCATGTGTCAaccaaatattaaattatttgaaCCCTGTTGGTTTGGAGTTTTATGAAGTCTTCATTATATTATGCAGgattgattaaaatatttaccattggtaattgattcaacctccagccccattcctctctcccttcctgggaGGTCAAGGggtaaaactaaaatttttaatcaCAGGGTTTGTTCCCCTGGAAATCAATGTCCATCCTTATGTGATCTAGGGGCATTCCAAAAGTCAGCTAACTAACATAACAAAATACACTTTTATCTCTCTCACCACTTaagaaattccaaaggttttggAAGCTCTGTGCTAGAAACTGGAGTTTCTCAAGTACATGTTTCTCATTGTAAATCACATATCACCAACTCCTTAAGTGGAGGTAGCCTTTTCTAAACCTTATATTCTCCAACACACAAAAGATGCAACTGttgggactggaattggccaccccatgACATGACTCTTAggcatgaggattatttaggGCTGGTTCCTTTTAAGAGATGCAGAcatgaaagaaactctgaaaagtagaatttacttacctttgttaagagacatttacatttgtataggaaatctccatctgtaaaggtgtctcactctctgtaccaggaagaggggggtgcccttatctctagaaactcttatcagtgcagaaggcaaggacttaaatctaagtaataaccttactcttgtttactgtgtttttctggtaatctcccataaatGACTTCCCCTATCCCCAACATAGTcgtttgtctttagctgaggatggtatttaaggtgagagcttccaccattttggcgagttgttCAGTTTGtatgagtctctcccatgtatacatgttataaagttttatttaattttctctgttaatctgtctcaagAGAATTTAGTTTGTAGCCCAGCCAGCAAAAGGACctagagcaggtagaggaaatatcttcctcccctacacaacaTATAGATAAGCTGCTTTCAGTTTTGTAGACTACATCTTTTATATGGGTGAATGAACTTTTGACTTACTCACTAGGTCCTCTTCAAAGCTGACAATGTTGTATAGGATGCATAGCAAGAAAGGGTGCTTCAGACCGCAATGCAAGCAGTTCTATACCTCAGCCCTTTTCATACAGTTGTTGCAAAATTGATACTGCCATATCTAGGCATTATATGTAGTAGCAGAGAAGCCTTTAGAGATTTTGATTGAATCAGATTTTTGGTCAGCAAATTTATCTCTCTCATTTTGAGGAATAAACATTGTCTTACTATTGGGTTCTGGTTGAGATAGGATACCTGGCCAATGTACACCAGGTTATCATATGCCCTAAATTCTTTATTATAAGCATGAAGATATAAGGTTCTTTTAGTGACCAAGTCAGGCTTGGAAGAACCTTATTATTTCCTGGAATTTGCATATGTGGAGCTGGGCATGAGCAAATCCTGAAGGCCCAAGCAATTTTCAGGAAACTTTCAGTTACTTTTCCAGCACAAAGTAGCACCAAGGGACCTTTCTATGACCAATTAACAGaatagctaagaaaaaaaaaaaacaaaactgagccTGCTGGCTGCCTTGTTCTACATGCTGTAGTGGTTACATGCCAAAGAAGAGTTTACTGCAGTATTATTACCCCAGACTAGGTAATTTCCAAAGAATATTAGATAATATTGAAGAATTTATCCAATTAGTACAGCTTCCAGAAATGAACATTTTTCGTCTACGTTACTTAGTAGAGGAGATCTATTTTGTTTTGGCCAGGAGATCAGAAACCTGAAGGAATAAATTGGTAATGAAAGGGGAGGTTCAAGGAAGTTGCATGAGGATGGACTTCCTGAGATGGACTGTATTCAACTGATAACACACtcataaaaatgtttcttctctgATCTGTAACTCTTGGCTCAGCAATTTAGAGGATTTCTTAAGCAAAAGAGCAATATGTTCTCTAAAGTACCCAATGGTGATTCCACTGAATTGGAAGCAGAGAATGCTGCAGTGACTTTTCAGGCCCCATAACTAAGGCTAAGGAGATAGATATTTCCTCTCATTGCTCCCTAGAAACTAAGGCTTTGGTATGTGCACCGCTGTAGGCTAAACAAACATTCCATTCCTGACTTTTGCTTCTtttgaaaatgaagcaaaatgagAGATTATTCAAAACAGCTGGCAGTGCAAGTAGCTGGCAATTTTATGTGAAGCAAAATTCCTATAGTGAGattctcacttttattttctttggttccTGCGTGTTTTCACAACCAGTTCCCCAGGTTCCTCATAATATCCAATATCCTTTCAGCACATTCATTTTCTGCTTTAATGAGCAACACTGGTTGATGGTGGTCTGTGCCAATAtcactgtttaaaaaatatgctaGTACCCTTAAAGTTAGGGATAAACCTCTTGTTTTAATAACGCATGCATTCCTTATTGAAATAGAAATTGTCTCTATAGTTacatttccaaaaaataaaactaggacattagtatttttttttactatttatttttgccAGATGCATagatttattaagtgaaaaataaagaaaataaagaaagcacAATAATTTTCGCAACTTCTctcattctgaattttttttttttttgaagattggcacctgagctaacaactgttgccaatctttctttcttttgctttttttcatccCTAAATACCcccgcctggtacatagttgtatattttagttgtgggtccttctggttgtgtcatgtgggatgccacctcagtgtggcctgacaagcggtgccatgtccacggccagtatctgaaccagagaaaacctgggccagtgaagcagagtgcgcaaacataaccacttagacacagggctggccccctcactgAAATTTTTTAAGCTGTATTTTTCCAGCTCTTCATTTTTCAcacacatttttgttttgattgatgaaagatgatcttttttttctaaatacagTGATCTTCATCTGATAAGAAGCCTTCTAATAGCAACGAAACTTATTTCAATCTCCCCACCaaatttaggaaagaaggcagttGTTTGCAATAAGTCTGGCAAACTGTATTAATCCATTCACCACTCTGTCCCCCTTATCTTAAAGTATAGAGTCTACACCATTGtcaataatttaaagaaagttaaaatttagatacatttaaaaacagtaagaaataCTGCTGTACATAGTGCAATAATTGCATAAGAAAGTGACCATTCATTAAATGAATACAATCTGCTGAACAAGGGGCTGATATTAACATGTTTTATCCCAATCCTCATGAGAATCTGATGAGGTAGTAAATTATTattcacaattaaaaaattattaaaataagattaaatgaggaaatCAATGTGTCACAGTTGTGAAATGGCAAAACTAACATTTAAATCCAGATTGCCTGAGTCATAAGACTGTTACTTGGCATCTTAGTCTTATCATTTAAGGCCTATTTCCTTATAATAACCCACataactgaaaaacaaacaaaaattacagtGTCTTGGATTCTTCTCAATAATATTGAGATTGTACTTTAGAATTCTCTCATATAACTAAATGCTGTAAAGTATCTTTAAGtatatgaaagaaatggaagaatttataggagaaatcattcttttttattggctgttataattaatgaatttgtattcttgtttttttttattattaaggttatgatagttaacagccttgtgaaattacagttgtacatcattattagtcatgttgtgggtacaccacttcacccctagtgccctcccccaaccccccttacCCcagtaaccactgatcagttctctttttccacatgttaactaccacctgtgagtggagtcatacagacttcgtatttctctgtctggcttatttcactcaacataataccctcaaggtctatccatgttgttgtgaatgggagaaccttgtcttttttatggctgagtagtattccattgtatatatatataccatatcttctttatccaatcatccattgctgggcacttaggttggttccttgacttggctattgtgaataatgctgcgatgaacataggggtgcatgggtgttttggaattgctgatttcaggttcttaggatagatacccagtagtgggatggctgggtcataaggtatttctattcttaactttttgaggaatctccatactgttttccatagtggctacaccagtttgcattcccaacaacagtgtatgagggttcctttttctccacagcctctccaacatttgtcacccttggttttggatatttttgccattctaacaggtgtaaggtgatatcttagtgtagttttgatttgcatttccctgatgattagtgatgatgagcatcttttcaagtgtctattggccatccgtatattttctttggagaaatgtcttttcatgtcctctgcccattttgtaattgggttgtttgattttttattgtttagttgtgtgagttctttgtatattatgaagattaacccttggttggataaataacttgtaaataatttttcccaattagcgggttgtgtttttgtttccatcctgtattcccttgccttgaagaagctctttagtctgatgaagtcccatttgtttattctttctattgtttccctcatgtgaggggttatggtgtctgaaaagattcttttgaagctgatgtcaaagagtgtactgccgatattctcttctagaagacttattgttttaggcctaatctttaggtctttgatccattttgagtttattttagtaaatggtgaaaaaaaatggttgattttcattcttttacatgtagctgtccagatttcccagcaccatttgttgaagagactttctttcctccattttcctccattgttataattaatgaatttgtattcttcttgtttttttaagcAAAGATCTCTCAGTAATGGCAAGGTGTTATGAGATGTATGTTATGCTGTAACTGGCTTCATTATAGTCCATTATGTTACAATTCTTCATCTTTCTCCTGTAAAACAAATCATTCATGTCACATCACTGGAAAGACAGTAATTGCTTGTCCAAAGGTCTCCTGGGGGCGGGGATTTTCTTGAGATAATGTCCCACTTGTCACAGACTGGAAGATAAATACTCATCCCTTGTAAGACCTATTTGTAAAATCTGGAGAGAAATGCTGTCAGCCTCTTGTACAAAATAAATTCTATAATTCAAAATTCCAGATGGTGCAAAGGTAGGTGATTGATTCCCTAAAGCACCAACAAAATATCTGTTGTGAGTGTTGCAAAGAGAATGGATTTACCTTAGATGAAATGTATCTTCACTGACTCTGTGTGGGATTTTcttagtttgtgtgtgtgcatgggctgGGAGAATGAGTGGGAGTCGGTGGGTGCATAAATCTGACCTTACCTTATCCAAGGCATTTTCCAAGAATCACTGCCTTTTCATTTGTGCCCCTTATTGCCACGACGAGGAAGCTGACTCTGCCTATTTTGGAATTTGAGGAAATTCAATGGTCTAGTTAATTTAGTAGGCTAAATTACGCTAAACCTCATCAGTAATCCAAACCTCAGTTTCTATGAGCACATATTCATATTCACATTCAGAATGACTGTTTTGTGATTTTTCCTCGAACTATCAACTCAGGGAACTTATGATTTTGAGATCATATATTGAATTATTAAATAATCATAAAGgcattaatagtaataatagatAATAATGGGTACATTTTCATGCTAGAATCTATAATATAGCAAGCTCTGTAAACAGTGCTATGAATTACCTAGTTTAATCTTGGTTTTAACCTTATGGTATATTATTATGCTAATTAAACAAAGACTTTTAGGCATAGAGAAGTTCAATGACCTGTACAGCATTAGATGTCACATCTGAGGATAAACTCAATCCTGCCTAACTCTAAATCCTGTGTATTTAACCACTACAGCACAACGCCATTTGAAAAGGAGAGACAGCAAATTGTGTACATTTagctcttatttttctctcttctatatTCTACATTCATACTTCAAACAGAGTAGCAAATAAAAATCCATTCACGGGCACCTTTTAGAAATAGCAGCTCTGTCAGATAGGATTTCCCTGAGAATCGGTGGGGCTCAACTTATTCTAGGAGATTACTCTGATCCCAGTTTAACGTAGTGTGAGTTGAATCCTTCAAGAAAAGTGAAATTGCTCTGTGATGCTCACACATTCAACAATTGACTACAGAAACCCTCTAGACAGTTTCACAGGTTTTATGGGGACTCCAGGAAGGAAAGTCAAACTTTGACCTCATAACTTATTTATGGATATAAGATATACACTTAATAAAATCGTTAGTAGACATGCTACTTGCTGGATGATCTTTTGAAGGTGAGTTAGTCGccccatctgaaaaataaagGTGTGAATTTGATAATTCCTTTTGGCACTAAGACTCTATATTTAAATAAAGTATCAAAAAATTCCTacagagggagaaaatatttctacaTTAGAGGCACCATAGTATTGTAGTTAAGAAGTGAGACCTAAAATCTGTCTATATATACTTGGGAATTTAATGACATCCCTATgcttcagttttatcatctgtaaagaCAGGCATAATAAAATCCATCTCATAGGACAGTATGAGGATTAAGTAGAATGATGCATGTCAAGTGCTCAGAAAATATCTTGGGCCATTTTTCATAATTTGTGCTAGTATTGATTgctttcatcatcatcattgttgtcACTAATGCAGATAACTAGGCAATGTAGCAGAATATACTAGGACTCTGGTTCATAGAAAACCCAGATGAAAACtgttcaaggaaaagaaaagtcacaGTTTCCCTTTGTGGCGATGGTGGTTATACTTTATTTCTGTCTGGTGAGAACTTgtgtagtttttaatttttgcaagtctgttcatttgtttgttgtttctagTGAGGAAATAAAGCATGTTTTGATAAACGTGCTGGATTTTAACAATTTCTATTAATAAATCtctaaaaaacataaaagtttaCCGAGCAATTATGAAGCTCTTGTATATGCACAGTCTCATTTGCTTAGATGGCACTTCTTTGTGATAAATAGAGTAGGTCTGATTTTATGAATGAGCATATGACGACATAAAGGTGAAGTGATTTGTACTAGTAGAATCAGAATTGGAGCCCAGGTCTCCACACACCCATTTACTTCTTTCCTACTCTTCCTTGCTGCTGCCTGTTCTGTATCAGAGATAACAAATCAAGCCCATTAAGCAGGCAAACATGATAATCAGGAAGCCTCAGTGTAGAGTTTTAACTCATAATCAAAAGGCTGATGCTAGTAGTGATATCTCACTAGATATAATCTTTGGGAACCAAAGACATGGAATCTCCTAGATTTGATATATCTTTGGTGTTTATAGAttctttaatattaatttttttttttttgaggaagattagccctgatctaactgctgctaatcctcctcttttcactgaggaagactggccctgagctaacatccatgcccatctttctctaccttatatgtgggacacctgccacagcatggcgtgccaagcagtgccatgtctgcacccgggatctgaaccagcgaacctcaggccaccgaagcagaacatgtgcacttaaccactgtgccactgggccggacccTAATATTAATTCTTTAGTTAGAAATTTGACAAAAATGACTTAGAGGAACcttttttatgattatttaattGATTCTTTAACCATGGAATTCCTTATCCAAAGtttaatatagaatatatatgaCTAATTAATTGCAGATTATTTAACCACTGAATTGCTTTTTAATCATTattccagaaaaaagaagaagaaaaaagaaaaggattcaaGAGTGAGAATTTGAATATTATGTAAAGCTTAGACATGACATTTGCACAGCATGGACACAAAGGTTTTTCTCCCTTAAGAGTTTTAAATTTCTTCACTATAGTTTCACCACCTACCTTCCATCTTTTCCcaatctaattttttcttttttaagatctGGTACCCAAAGAAAGCTGACTTCTCTTCTCAGTGCACCTAGAAGGTCGCAGGTCATGTTGTTGGAGGAGGAGAAATTCTGAGGTTTCACCAGGCGTGACAGAGAGAATAGCTCTCCATTACTTATTTACCTTATTACTCACTATACTGTTACTCACTTAAACCACTTCCAAAATTACAAATCTTTAATTTCTCACTAAATATTCCATcccattataatttattttttatttgcagcCATCATTTTGTTCCCTTGATTATTTCTCCTTCAGACTctataatatacatttttttcatatagcCCCAGTTTAGAAGTTCATTAGTAAGTGTAGAgatagaattatttttcaaaacacttaaTGTTTCTGGAACTTCACTGTCTTACCTCAGATATGAGACATAAacctaaagagagaaaagcaataattataagGCACATGTAAAAGATTTTCTTCTGCCAGACAATGCATTTGGATAGAATAGAACACATGCACACAGCTTTCCTTTCTAAGAGACCACAGATCATGTGTCCAGCATGACAAATGTAAGATGAATTTTGAGACAACTGAGTATTTCAAGCCCTTGAGtaagcaattaaaaagaaacaaaaaagtcaatttatttcttttaacagaTTTTATTTAATAAGTGCTCATATTAGTGTTGATTATGTCAGTTACataaatgttttgcaaatatctattcatttatttctctaacCATCACAGAGTGGTTAAATAACTTTATGAAGGTCACACAATCAGTAAGTAGCAAAGCTAACATTTGAACCTAGTCTTCTATTGCATAACTATTGTGCTTTAACCGTTATGTTGAACTAACTCCCAAGATCACAGATATTCTTCTATGGAGTTATCTAGTTTACCTGTGGATAATTTTTTCCTAGAATTTTTCTCAACTTTACTTTCCTTTACATGAAAGAATGTGATTTTAGGACAGGAAAATAAAGCTTTACCCCTAAGATTTTATCAATTCTCATGATTCTACCAGGACTTACCAAGTGAGTCACATCCATCCCCTTTCAGCCTGAAAGGAACTAATATCATTTCTCAATGTGCACAGCTATTAATGAGTTACTGCACCTCAAAACAACATCTGTGAATAGCATCCTCTGGTATCAATGAAGATTATCTCttttaaggaaaatgacaaaaaaacaaaacaaatcaaatatgTCATAGAAATTGCTATAACTGATTTTATTATCTTTCCATTTGCATTCTTAGAAGGGAGAATAAAGATATTCCTCATTCATCGATAACTGAAGGCAACTGTCGTATTCTGATCCCATCTATTttggatgagaaaaatgagaaaatcaagaaGATGCTGCAGAGTAATTATACCATGCCAATGGAGTTCCTACTTGTTGGATTCACAGATTCTCTACCTCTCAGAGTCACACTATTCTTGGTATTTCTCATAGTGTACACACTAACTCTGGTAGGAAATATGGGTTTAATAATCCTAGTTAATATCAGTTCAAGCCTTCAAACCCCCATGTATTACTTTCTCAGCAACTTGTCTTTCTTAGACATCAGCTATTCTACAGCAATCACTCCTAAAATGCTGGTGAATTTCTTAGCATCCAGGAAAGGCATTTCTCCCTATGGCTGTGCACtacaaatgtttttctttggttgttttgCTGATGCTGAGTGTCTTATCCTGGCAGCAATGGCATATGACCGCTATGCAGCCATCTGTAACCCATTGCTCTATCCTATTCTTATATCCAGGAGAGTTTGTATCTGTTTCATTGTGTTGGCATACTTCAGTGGAAGTGTGACTTCGATGGTACATGTCTGCCTCACATTCACGCTGCCATTTTGTGACTCCAATATTGTCAACCATTTTTTCTGTGATATCCCACCTCTCTTGGCTTTATCATGTGCAGATACTCATTTCAATGAGCTTCTGCTCTTTGCCTTGTGTGGCTTCATTCAGACCACTACTTTTGTGTTCATATTTATCTCCTACTTCTGCATCCTCATCACTGTTTTGAGTATCAAGTCCTCAGGTGGTAGAAGCAAAACATTCTTCACCTGTGCATCCCATCTTGTAGCAGTCACTTTATTCTACGGAACACTACTGTTTATGTACTTACGTCCCACCACCAGCTATTCCCTAGACACGGACAAGATAGTTGCAGTGTTTTATACTGTTGTCTTTCCCATGTTGAACCCAATAA
Protein-coding regions in this window:
- the OR5AS1 gene encoding olfactory receptor 5AS1 → MLQSNYTMPMEFLLVGFTDSLPLRVTLFLVFLIVYTLTLVGNMGLIILVNISSSLQTPMYYFLSNLSFLDISYSTAITPKMLVNFLASRKGISPYGCALQMFFFGCFADAECLILAAMAYDRYAAICNPLLYPILISRRVCICFIVLAYFSGSVTSMVHVCLTFTLPFCDSNIVNHFFCDIPPLLALSCADTHFNELLLFALCGFIQTTTFVFIFISYFCILITVLSIKSSGGRSKTFFTCASHLVAVTLFYGTLLFMYLRPTTSYSLDTDKIVAVFYTVVFPMLNPIIYSFRNKDVKNAFKKLLERN